In Ovis aries strain OAR_USU_Benz2616 breed Rambouillet chromosome 8, ARS-UI_Ramb_v3.0, whole genome shotgun sequence, a single window of DNA contains:
- the TCF21 gene encoding transcription factor 21 yields MSTGSLSDVEDLQEVEMLDCDGLKMDSNKEFVTSNESTEESSNCEAGSPQKGRGGLGKRRKAPTKKSPLSGVSQEGKQVQRNAANARERARMRVLSKAFSRLKTTLPWVPPDTKLSKLDTLRLASSYIAHLRQILANDKYENGYIHPVNLTWPFMVAGKPESDLKEVVTASRLCGTTAS; encoded by the exons ATGTCCACCGGCTCCCTGAGCGATGTGGAGGATCTTCAAGAGGTGGAGATGCTGGACTGCGACGGGCTGAAAATGGACTCGAACAAGGAGTTTGTGACTTCCAACGAGAGCACCGAGGAGAGCTCCAACTGCGAGGCCGGGTCTCCCCAGAAGGGCCGCGGCGGCCTGGGCAAGAGGAGGAAGGCACCCACCAAGAAGAGCCCCTTGAGCGGTGTCAGCCAGGAGGGGAAACAGGTTCAACGCAATGCGGCCAACGCGCGCGAGCGAGCCCGGATGCGGGTGCTGAGCAAGGCCTTCTCCAGGCTCAAGACCACCCTGCCCTGGGTGCCCCCGGACACCAAACTCTCCAAGCTGGACACGCTCAGGCTGGCGTCCAGCTACATCGCCCACTTGAGGCAGATCCTGGCCAACGACAAGTACGAGAACGGTTATATTCACCCGGTCAACCTG ACGTGGCCCTTTATGGTGGCCGGGAAACCCGAGAGTGACCTGAAAGAAGTGGTGACCGCCAGCCGCTTATGTGGAACCACGGCATCCTGA